The genomic interval CTTAACATGGAACAACAGTCAAAAGGTTTAGGGGCGTCCACGGAACCAACTGGGACGCTTTCTGACCCCTTATATCCCGCACAACTCGGTAAAGCGGCGCCGCCCAATCCGACTCAGCAGGTTGTTGAAGTGCGACCCGATTCCGCCCAAGTTGGTGATTTCTCGTCACAATCGATCGAGCCAAATCTCATTGGTCTACCAGAACAGACAAAGACATACGATTCTCAGAACCAGCCTTTACAAAATGCacaaaacttaaattttaaacaaggtATGTTTGATGTAATAGAAACGAAAACCAAGGTTATTGATGGTCCTTCAAGAACTGACGCTTCTCTTAAAAGTGATCGAACGAACACCCAAGGGCACAACCCGGATAAAGTTACCATAAAAACCCTACAATACCCACCCATATCTGGTACACAGTATCCACCCCTTCCAGAAACACATTATTCACCAGTGGACAAGTCAAATCCGTTTGAAACAATCCTCTTGGAAGCAACTAATACCGGGCCCGTTATTGAACGCAAGGGTAACTCAGGTTCAGGCTCTTCGTCCTCTTCAATGTCACAAGCCTCTTCGCAGTCGTCTATGAATTTTATGGGAATGTTTGGCGGGTTGTCTGACGGATCTAATCAGGGGAAGGGTACCAATCCTGGTCCTGAAGCTTTTGCTCAGTCTGGTCCATCATCTTTGACTGCAGAACAACTTGATGCATATATGACTGGTTCGTTAGGCATGACAAACACTGGTCAGTTACCATCTCTCACAGGAAATGCACAAATTGAAACAATGCTTGAAACTTCATCGTCAACTAAAGCGACTGAACCTTCTTACACTGCACCATCAGGAATTATGGCTGATGTGGCAACAAATGGGACAGCCTCTCTGGAGTTTACACAAAAAGAGCTTGCGGCTATGGAGAACGATCCTCTGCTTGGTTTATTCGGAGGTGACTTAGGGGCTTTGCAGAATTTTATCAACCACGGTGTCATCGATCAAATGGGCGACCAGGGTATGGGGGTAGGTGCTAGCAAACTACAAGGGTCTTCACAAGTTACTGTTGAAAGTAACACACAGACAGGAGCTGGTTCTTTCTTGCAAAATACTTCAGAACAAATGGATTCACAGGGAATACAGGGCACACTAGGCGATGCAGCAATGGATCAGTACTTACAGCCGAGCATGTCTGGCGCGCAGGATTCAACCGCTGCTTCCCAACAATCGGCTAGTAGTGCAACCCAAGCTGCACAAAATGAGATGATGGCATTGGAGCAATTCATGGCGGCTAACGCCGGTGGAAACgcaaataatgcatttgctCCGATGCAAGGTCAAGGTTATCAGGGAAATCAAAATATCGACATGGCGGCGATGCAGCAGTTTTTGACAGCCCAGGGGATGATGGGCGCTAACCCTCAACCTGAACCACCTCAAACAGACTACGGGACATTCATGGGCAATTTCCAATAATCGGGAATGGATATGGGAGCCCAGTCACCTACCATTAGCCTTGCAGACCTTTTGTCTGGTAATGTAAATATGTTAGGAGGACCAACTATTGAATCACAAACACCATCAGCTTCTCAAAACGTGGCTACTTTTCAACAATCAACGACCGATATGTCTTACACATCGGGTCCATCGTCTTTCGGCCAGTCAGAAACGTTTGGGTCCTCGCCTGTCGCGACTGGCTAAATAACAGCAGGTCAGGCACGAGCAAGTTTGGCAGTAGATGATGTAGGTACAGATCAACAAATGAAAGCGGGTGTTGGTGCAGGTGTTGACGCAACTGCCAAAGACCAAATAGCTCCTGGAATGATTAGTGCGACGGTTTTTGATACGCAAGCTGCACCAGATGTTGTACAGACCAGAGCGAAAGTCACACAAATGCTAGTGACTGTAGATACAAGTGGCAAgagtttgataaacaaaaatgatcCAGTAGCGACTAAGCCTATTGAAACACCGTTGTATCAATCAACAACCAGCATTCCTACATACGTTGTATCGACCACAGATACCCCAACTACTGTTTCTTCCGTAGAAACGACGAATGTTGTGTCCCCAGTAGATACCGTAAACGTTGTATCATCCGTAGGTACCAAAAATGTTGCTCCGACAGTTGAAGCATCAGTATCCAGCTCAATGGCAACCGGTCAGTCGTTAGTGTCTTCTTATGTTGATACTGGACCCAGTCAGCGAGAGTTACAGATGATTGCAAGGGAAAGAAAGGCACAGAATGACATTCAGGAACTCATACGTCAACAAAGGGAAGAATTAAGGCGGCTCGAAGATCAGAAACGCGAGCATCAGAGACAGCTCATGCTTGAAAAGCAACGGGTTGAGTACGAAAAGCAACAGCTATCGCTTCGAAAACAGCAGATGGAGATCGAAGCATTGAGAAAGGAACAACTTTACCAGCGTCAATTAATGGAAGCACAGAGAAAGCAGATGCAAGCTGATAGATTAAAAATGGAACAAGATAGACTGGCTGCCATTGAACTTGCAAAGAAAAAGGCTGCGGAAGAAGAACGGTTAAGGCTTGAAAAAGAAAGATTGAAGGCAGAGCAGGAAAGACAACGTCAGGCTGAAATAGCTTTCCAGAGGGTTCAGCAAGAAAGAATGATGCAATTGGAGTTTCAAAAACAGCAGGAAATAGAGTTGGCTCGCCAACAAGCAATAGCTGAAGAGAACAAAAGGCTTGAACAGGAACAACAAAGGAAGGCTGAAATTGCCAAGCAAAAAGCTCTCGAAGCCGAAAAGAGACGACTCGAGGAGGAACGTAAAAAGCAAGCTGCTGCTGACGAGGCACGCATGTTAGCAGAAATACAGGCAGCAATGATAGCTGAAGAAAAAGCAATTGCTGAAAGAGCAGCTGCTGATAAAGCGGCCAGAGAAAAGGCTGCAGCTGAGAAGGCTGCAGCTGAGAAGGCTGCAGCTGAGAAAGCTAAGAAAGCTGCACCGAAGAATATGACGTCTACTGATGCGGCATGGCAAGCTGTTCTAGCTGCGGCTGGTGTTACAGGCTCCCAACATACTGACATTGCAGCCCTAATGGGTGGAAGTGGCGCGGCCGGGATGGGAATGGATCCTGCTGCATTACTTAAGTTCCTAAATCCGCCTTCGACTCCAGCACCAATTATAACCACTCCGAAACCACGTAAAATACCCATTAGGCCTGACCCAAAAACAAGACGTGAAGTTAGGCAAATTTTCCTTGACAATATGAAGCCCGGTGTTGACCCTCTTTCAATCCTTATTGGCCTGACACCAGAGAAACTCATGCGTTCCGGAGTAAATCCCGTTATCGCAAATAGCGCTGACTTGGCGCGAATCGTACCTGCGACAGAGAGAGCCCTAGGAATACAGATTAAGATGTTACCCACACCAGGCATGCGTGGTAGTCATCCCCGTGGCGCAGTTGGTCATCCTTCCGCAATGAGAGGCGGGGCTGGTTTAGGGGGACTGCCGCCTCCTACAAGTGGGAGTTCGCGGAGACAGTTTATGATCGAGCAACGAATGATGAATGAAATGATGCAGgtataaatgtttctttcatgcttttggaaatatggggttttatcagtgaaataacaacagtgaaaatatcaatttgatattttcacttcaaaacgaggagtgaaaatatcaactttcagacctacttttaaaatcatttgtaattacttccccttgatcaacacagaacattttactttgaaccagaaaatgttggcatttttttttaaatcaaagaaatgttttataaattaaataaatatatatttggaaattaacaccttaccgtttattaccggttaacCCGTTTACCATGttgaatttgattaaaaaaatttAGGTACCAGTATTCATTAGTCCGAATACAACAGCCAAA from Mya arenaria isolate MELC-2E11 chromosome 7, ASM2691426v1 carries:
- the LOC128240513 gene encoding uncharacterized protein LOC128240513, with translation MGESSFDTQADIRSASGSLSRFGYQPTAEQMLSGQANLDHPTRNLDTTDLEAVGSSPADAASSMPSILSSILGAGAQPSVTDAQLDPAEQKSREQLIRQLGEAMGVIGDNPLSPGASTGKPKGAPNKAQQQQQSVAIAFGESSMTGTMDFLKPQNQQGQFTDGSLMSNTPGQQQEQTIGGLDQSMFGQDLNMFGYDMNTAQTEPDIPSKQQMTKPQPTKPESPKSPQASELEKLLQGTGLDMTSLQAVGFSIEDLIGAPSQSQPTTSTTTKPTMKPATTPAPIETPVDIGMAGMTLEHMMTILNMEQQSKGLGASTEPTGTLSDPLYPAQLGKAAPPNPTQQVVEVRPDSAQVGDFSSQSIEPNLIGLPEQTKTYDSQNQPLQNAQNLNFKQGMFDVIETKTKVIDGPSRTDASLKSDRTNTQGHNPDKVTIKTLQYPPISGTQYPPLPETHYSPVDKSNPFETILLEATNTGPVIERKGNSGSGSSSSSMSQASSQSSMNFMGMFGGLSDGSNQGKGTNPGPEAFAQSGPSSLTAEQLDAYMTGSLGMTNTGQLPSLTGNAQIETMLETSSSTKATEPSYTAPSGIMADVATNGTASLEFTQKELAAMENDPLLGLFGGDLGALQNFINHGVIDQMGDQGMGVGASKLQGSSQVTVESNTQTGAGSFLQNTSEQMDSQGIQGTLGDAAMDQYLQPSMSGAQDSTAASQQSASSATQAAQNEMMALEQFMAANAGGNANNAFAPMQGQGYQGNQNIDMAAMQQFLTAQGMMGANPQPEPPQTDYGTFMGNFQ
- the LOC128240433 gene encoding uncharacterized protein LOC128240433, producing MKAGVGAGVDATAKDQIAPGMISATVFDTQAAPDVVQTRAKVTQMLVTVDTSGKSLINKNDPVATKPIETPLYQSTTSIPTYVVSTTDTPTTVSSVETTNVVSPVDTVNVVSSVGTKNVAPTVEASVSSSMATGQSLVSSYVDTGPSQRELQMIARERKAQNDIQELIRQQREELRRLEDQKREHQRQLMLEKQRVEYEKQQLSLRKQQMEIEALRKEQLYQRQLMEAQRKQMQADRLKMEQDRLAAIELAKKKAAEEERLRLEKERLKAEQERQRQAEIAFQRVQQERMMQLEFQKQQEIELARQQAIAEENKRLEQEQQRKAEIAKQKALEAEKRRLEEERKKQAAADEARMLAEIQAAMIAEEKAIAERAAADKAAREKAAAEKAAAEKAAAEKAKKAAPKNMTSTDAAWQAVLAAAGVTGSQHTDIAALMGGSGAAGMGMDPAALLKFLNPPSTPAPIITTPKPRKIPIRPDPKTRREVRQIFLDNMKPGVDPLSILIGLTPEKLMRSGVNPVIANSADLARIVPATERALGIQIKMLPTPGMRGSHPRGAVGHPSAMRGGAGLGGLPPPTSGSSRRQFMIEQRMMNEMMQVQSPWNQVIQASRGPGRPQVDLGVRLLDPGVQAVQGSGVHGELTHLK